A DNA window from Drosophila pseudoobscura strain MV-25-SWS-2005 chromosome 2, UCI_Dpse_MV25, whole genome shotgun sequence contains the following coding sequences:
- the LOC4802298 gene encoding HEAT repeat-containing protein 3, with protein MGKIRKIKTHTPAGVGLDASLLNGQDIDSEEEGCGPIEAISVHLQRPDVEEKLNGLHSFAVLALRREKVQEICQSNLVRIAAPMLCDKDMAIRDAAAGALRNLSVFGSEVCDFLVDNDILTALLSLVAGYDLTKPVCFESELHADIFLQATHLLRNLCESSPTATEAFNQSNFLRNLLLCLDYQKFGLEISISVAQLVLVVSENNSSSWNLLANATILTELLKVTEGSHSLLYLSALAAGILCNVPACSSAYTREILGSLDKLLTIDTQAQLMGCKNEIKDLKSKNEAPVLEISMETEEMSEAQTQNQPKPQSEADSAVKNLEYLLDAQRLVAEIITNLGSSDDQSGWGSDSDQSETESVVDFDMNEQSADNDAGALPVNFVETILQNNVVQKLWQKSQPLDTALEKLLSQQESIREKVSKMRVSYLICLQNLCNVLSVHDLGGHNDIYNMWFHLGQQAFKGTEEATIMEAITSLMRSALTLLKTRKDLFSQITENDLNMIIESAQKSTIMDIRVNWNRMLGTLGCLLSEALVKGIVQFLLNSCAQEEDLWAMSEGLDALMDIFADDDWPQIIADLNMCERVQTLEEQFKSKFRQQRRDLKERRPTIYTVKSNFSRFVFYLNKNCKQ; from the coding sequence ATGGGGAAAATACGGAAAATAAAGACACACACCCCCGCCGGAGTAGGACTGGATGCATCGCTCCTGAATGGCCAGGACATTGACAGTGAGGAGGAGGGCTGCGGACCCATTGAAGCGATCAGTGTGCATCTACAACGACCGGATGTGGAGGAAAAGCTGAATGGACTGCACTCGTTCGCGGTGCTCGCCCTGCGAAGGGAAAAGGTTCAGGAAATCTGCCAAAGTAACTTGGTCCGCATTGCTGCACCCATGCTGTGCGACAAGGATATGGCAATTCGCGATGCCGCCGCCGGTGCCCTGAGAAATCTATCCGTGTTTGGATCAGAGGTCTGCGATTTCCTCGTGGACAATGATATATTGACTGCCCTGCTGTCGCTGGTGGCTGGCTACGACCTGACGAAACCTGTGTGCTTCGAGTCCGAGCTCCATGCCGACATCTTTCTGCAGGCCACACACTTGCTGCGGAATCTATGCGAGAGCTCtcccacagccacagaagcCTTCAATCAGTCGAATTTCCTAAGGAatctgctgctctgcctggACTACCAGAAGTTTGGCCTGGAGATATCCATTTCCGTGGCTCAGCTGGTACTGGTGGTCTCCGAAAACAACTCTAGCTCGTGGAACCTCCTGGCAAATGCCACAATTCTGACAGAACTACTGAAAGTAACGGAAGGAAGCCACAGTTTGTTGTACCTAAGCGCTCTGGCAGCCGGGATTCTGTGTAATGTGCCCGCCTGTTCATCGGCCTACACGCGGGAGATACTCGGCAGCCTGGACAAACTGCTGACGATCGACACGCAGGCGCAGCTGATGGGCTGCAAAAACGAAATCAAAGACCTGAAGAGTAAAAACGAAGCACCCGTGCTGGAGATCTCCATGGAAACGGAAGAAATGTCCGAAGCACAGACccaaaatcagccaaaaccCCAAAGTGAAGCGGATTCTGCTGTCAAGAATCTGGAGTATCTGTTGGATGCCCAACGTCTGGTGGCAGAAATAATCACCAATCTCGGATCGAGTGACGATCAATCCGGTTGGGGCTCGGACTCGGATCAGTCGGAGACCGAAAGTGTCGTCGATTTCGATATGAACGAACAGTCGGCGGACAATGATGCGGGTGCTCTGCCTGTGAATTTCGTGGAAACCATCCTACAAAACAATGTGGTGCAGAAACTGTGGCAAAAATCGCAACCCCTCGACACCGCACTGGAGAAGCTTCTCTCGCAGCAAGAGAGCATTCGCGAGAAGGTATCGAAAATGCGTGTCTCCTACCTGATTTGCCTGCAGAATCTGTGCAACGTGCTGTCGGTGCACGATCTGGGTGGCCACAATGACATCTACAACATGTGGTTCCACCTCGGACAGCAGGCCTTCAAGGGTACGGAAGAAGCAACGATAATGGAGGCCATAACATCGCTAATGCGTTCCGCCTTGACGCTCCTGAAGACGCGCAAGGATCTCTTCAGTCAAATAACCGAAAATGATCTAAACATGATCATCGAGAGTGCCCAAAAGTCAACAATTATGGATATACGCGTCAATTGGAACCGCATGCTCGGCACACTGGGCTGCCTCTTGTCGGAGGCCCTAGTGAAAGGCATTGTCCAGTTCCTACTGAATTCCTGCGCACAGGAGGAAGATCTGTGGGCCATGTCCGAGGGACTGGATGCCTTGATGGACATCTTTGCTGACGACGATTGGCCGCAAATCATAGCCGATTTGAATATGTGCGAGCGTGTCCAAACCCTCGAGGAACAGTTCAAATCAAAGTTCAGACAACAGCGACGTGACCTTAAGGAGCGACGTCCCACCATATACACtgtaaaatcaaatttttcacgctttgtattttatttaaacaaaaattgtaaGCAATAA
- the LOC6897556 gene encoding uncharacterized protein isoform X1 translates to MISGWKMLPLGLVCLLLLMELALAVGPTGVDFRAYNYCDEKLCPEGTTHVACKARERTLGKKCSMDADIIPIEGKLQDSLVDRINELRDKVAQGGFSGLTAAAKMATMTWDPELAYLAGFNVQTCDPHLDKCRNTLVYSTVGQSVAYRGLSSKHRELLEIIYNAIGLWYREHEVTAMDDIMNYIGPHFGKPRENFVQMVVDNCNRVGCAIVQQTKNGWLQTFLTCNYAFAPVLGQPVYNSSKRAGDGCQSGHNPVYTNLCSVDEVYMRNGVSTIVDVRELNRLIPNQSPGIEEYVTERLQWYTTTLNPAASAAGEEVAPVARRRSGKILKRKSPLRQKLNVQKRTSPTLKNTKIQKRKSPLRQKPKAQLRLMPTIGHKVGLARRSKIQRREGEAAAAEGAAEGVAQRVGGEGAAAEGPAEGAAEGAAEGAAEGAAEGATGGAAESGTATEAGGGEAATGEGGETTAASAAADGETNAAAPAADGETTAAAAADGETTAAALGADGEASAAAPGADGETTSAQAADKTTAAADGETNAAPEADGEANAPASADGEANAPASADGEDNAPASADGEANAAAPAADGETTAAAVDGGASGGAGIAAETEGESSSSGEDWVESPGSYSDESEEDDVDTSHRRRELPDEKKNQKHEEQQAAEDKSRILRKFARFLAMIKRANMLNKEGKVTIVTTNHEVEYNSNKVEGHRTNFRSPKDKRLINRARRIRRRRWNWYRTGRANKVMKRGRKQKGPRRRRRRGRGRQRSRSKADARWIVVG, encoded by the exons ATGATATCTGGATGGAAAATGTTGCCGCTGGGGCTGGTGTGCCTCCTCCTGTTGatggaactggcactggccgTCGGTCCTACGGGGGTAGATTTCAGAGCCTACAACTACTGCGATGAGAAACTGTGTCCCGAGGGAACGACACATGTGGCCTGTAAGGCACGGGAGAGA ACACTGGGCAAAAAATGTTCGATGGATGCCGACATAATACCAATCGAAGGCAAGCTACAGGACAGTCTTGTAGATCGTATTAATGAGCTGAGGGATAAGGTGGCCCAAGGGGGCTTTAGTGGCTTGACGGCGGCTGCTAAAATGGCGACCATGACTTGGGACCCGGAGCTGGCCTACCTCGCCGGCTTCAATGTGCAGACGTGTGATCCCCATCTCGATAAGTGCCGGAATACCCTGGTGTACAGCACCGTTGGCCAGTCGGTGGCCTATCGCGGCCTCAGCTCTAAGCATCGAGAGCTGCTTGAGATCATCTACAATGCCATTGGCTTGTGGTATCGTGAGCACGAGGTCACCGCCATGGATGACATCATGAACTACATTGGACCGCACTTTGG AAAACCGAGAGAGAACTTTGTTCAAATGGTTGTCGACAATTGCAATCGTGTGGGCTGTGCCATCGTCCAACAGACCAAGAACGGCTGGCTCCAGACCTTTCTCACTTGCAACTACGCCTTCGCCCCTGTGCTGGGTCAACCCGtttacaacagcagcaaacggGCCGGTGATGGTTGCCAGTCCGGCCACAACCCCGTCTATACGAATCTCTGTTCTGTCGATGAAGTGTACATGAGGAATGGGGTATCGACCATAGTCGATGTGCGAGAGCTAAATCGTTTGATCCCTAACCAAAGTCCAGGAATCGAAGAATATGTGACAGAAAGGTTGCAATGGTATACTACTACATTAAATCCTGCAGCATCAGCTGCTGGTGAAGAAGTAGCGCCAGTAGCACGTCGCAGATCTGGCAAAATTCTTAAACGTAAGAGTCCACTCCGCCAGAAACTCAACGTTCAAAAGCGTACAAGTCCAACACTCAAGAACACGAAGATTCAAAAGCGTAAGAGTCCACTCCGCCAGAAACCCAAGGCTCAACTAAGATTGATGCCCACAATCGGACATAAAGTAGGATTAGCACGAAGAAGCAAAATCCAACgcagagaaggagaagctgcagcagcagaaggagctgcAGAAGGAGTAGCACAAAGAGTAGGCGGAGaaggtgcagcagcagaaggaccagcagaaggagccgcagaaggagcagcagaaggagcagcagaagg ggcagcagaaggtgctacaggaggagcagcagaaagtGGAACAGCAACTGAGG CAGGTGGCGGTGAAGCAGCAACTGGAGAAGGCGGAGAGACCactgcagcatcagcagctgcagatggGGAGACcaatgcagcagcaccagcagcagatggagagaccactgcagcagcagcagcagatggggAGACCACTGCAGCAGCACTAGGAGCAGATGGGGAGGCcagtgcagcagcaccaggagcagATGGGGAGACCACTTCAGCACAAGCAGCAGATAAGActactgcagcagcagatgggGAGACCAATGCAGCACCAGAAGCTGATGGAGAGGCCAATGCACCAGCATCGGCTGATGGAGAGGCCAATGCACCAGCATCGGCTGATGGAGAGGACAATGCACCAGCATCGGCTGATGGAGAGGCcaatgcagcagcaccagcagcagatggagagaccactgcagcagcagtagatGGAGGAGCATCAGGAGGAGCTGGTATTGCTGCAGAAACTGAAGGAGAATCATCATCTTCAGGTGAAGATTGGGTAGAATCGCCAGGATCATATTCTGATGAATCAGAAGAAGATGATGTAGACACCTCCCATCGACGAAGAGAATTACcagatgaaaaaaaaaatcagaaacATGAAGAACAGCAGGCGGCAGAGGATAAATCTCGGATTCTAAGGAAGTTCGCTCGCTTTCTGGCCATGATAAAAAGGGCTAATATGCTCAACAAGGAAGGCAAGGTCACGATCGTTACCACGAACCATGAGGTGGAGTACAATAGCAACAAAGTCGAGGGTCATAGAACTAACTTTAGAAGTCCAAAAGACAAGCGTTTAATCAACAGAGCCCGACGGATACGTCGGAGGAGGTGGAACTGGTACAGAACAGGAAGAGCGAACAAAGTCATGAAACGTGGTAGAAAACAAAAGGGGCCgcggcgtcgtcgtcgtcgtggtcgtggtcgtcaACGTTCCAGATCCAAGGCCGATGCCCGTTGGATTGTTGTGGGCTGA
- the LOC6897556 gene encoding retinitis pigmentosa 1-like 1 protein isoform X2 has protein sequence MISGWKMLPLGLVCLLLLMELALAVGPTGVDFRAYNYCDEKLCPEGTTHVACKARERTLGKKCSMDADIIPIEGKLQDSLVDRINELRDKVAQGGFSGLTAAAKMATMTWDPELAYLAGFNVQTCDPHLDKCRNTLVYSTVGQSVAYRGLSSKHRELLEIIYNAIGLWYREHEVTAMDDIMNYIGPHFGKPRENFVQMVVDNCNRVGCAIVQQTKNGWLQTFLTCNYAFAPVLGQPVYNSSKRAGDGCQSGHNPVYTNLCSVDEVYMRNGVSTIVDVRELNRLIPNQSPGIEEYVTERLQWYTTTLNPAASAAGEEVAPVARRRSGKILKRKSPLRQKLNVQKRTSPTLKNTKIQKRKSPLRQKPKAQLRLMPTIGHKVGLARRSKIQRREGEAAAAEGAAEGVAQRVGGEGAAAEGPAEGAAEGAAEGAAEGAAEGATGGAAESGTATEGGGEAATGEGGETTAASAAADGETNAAAPAADGETTAAAAADGETTAAALGADGEASAAAPGADGETTSAQAADKTTAAADGETNAAPEADGEANAPASADGEANAPASADGEDNAPASADGEANAAAPAADGETTAAAVDGGASGGAGIAAETEGESSSSGEDWVESPGSYSDESEEDDVDTSHRRRELPDEKKNQKHEEQQAAEDKSRILRKFARFLAMIKRANMLNKEGKVTIVTTNHEVEYNSNKVEGHRTNFRSPKDKRLINRARRIRRRRWNWYRTGRANKVMKRGRKQKGPRRRRRRGRGRQRSRSKADARWIVVG, from the exons ATGATATCTGGATGGAAAATGTTGCCGCTGGGGCTGGTGTGCCTCCTCCTGTTGatggaactggcactggccgTCGGTCCTACGGGGGTAGATTTCAGAGCCTACAACTACTGCGATGAGAAACTGTGTCCCGAGGGAACGACACATGTGGCCTGTAAGGCACGGGAGAGA ACACTGGGCAAAAAATGTTCGATGGATGCCGACATAATACCAATCGAAGGCAAGCTACAGGACAGTCTTGTAGATCGTATTAATGAGCTGAGGGATAAGGTGGCCCAAGGGGGCTTTAGTGGCTTGACGGCGGCTGCTAAAATGGCGACCATGACTTGGGACCCGGAGCTGGCCTACCTCGCCGGCTTCAATGTGCAGACGTGTGATCCCCATCTCGATAAGTGCCGGAATACCCTGGTGTACAGCACCGTTGGCCAGTCGGTGGCCTATCGCGGCCTCAGCTCTAAGCATCGAGAGCTGCTTGAGATCATCTACAATGCCATTGGCTTGTGGTATCGTGAGCACGAGGTCACCGCCATGGATGACATCATGAACTACATTGGACCGCACTTTGG AAAACCGAGAGAGAACTTTGTTCAAATGGTTGTCGACAATTGCAATCGTGTGGGCTGTGCCATCGTCCAACAGACCAAGAACGGCTGGCTCCAGACCTTTCTCACTTGCAACTACGCCTTCGCCCCTGTGCTGGGTCAACCCGtttacaacagcagcaaacggGCCGGTGATGGTTGCCAGTCCGGCCACAACCCCGTCTATACGAATCTCTGTTCTGTCGATGAAGTGTACATGAGGAATGGGGTATCGACCATAGTCGATGTGCGAGAGCTAAATCGTTTGATCCCTAACCAAAGTCCAGGAATCGAAGAATATGTGACAGAAAGGTTGCAATGGTATACTACTACATTAAATCCTGCAGCATCAGCTGCTGGTGAAGAAGTAGCGCCAGTAGCACGTCGCAGATCTGGCAAAATTCTTAAACGTAAGAGTCCACTCCGCCAGAAACTCAACGTTCAAAAGCGTACAAGTCCAACACTCAAGAACACGAAGATTCAAAAGCGTAAGAGTCCACTCCGCCAGAAACCCAAGGCTCAACTAAGATTGATGCCCACAATCGGACATAAAGTAGGATTAGCACGAAGAAGCAAAATCCAACgcagagaaggagaagctgcagcagcagaaggagctgcAGAAGGAGTAGCACAAAGAGTAGGCGGAGaaggtgcagcagcagaaggaccagcagaaggagccgcagaaggagcagcagaaggagcagcagaagg ggcagcagaaggtgctacaggaggagcagcagaaagtGGAACAGCAACTGAGG GTGGCGGTGAAGCAGCAACTGGAGAAGGCGGAGAGACCactgcagcatcagcagctgcagatggGGAGACcaatgcagcagcaccagcagcagatggagagaccactgcagcagcagcagcagatggggAGACCACTGCAGCAGCACTAGGAGCAGATGGGGAGGCcagtgcagcagcaccaggagcagATGGGGAGACCACTTCAGCACAAGCAGCAGATAAGActactgcagcagcagatgggGAGACCAATGCAGCACCAGAAGCTGATGGAGAGGCCAATGCACCAGCATCGGCTGATGGAGAGGCCAATGCACCAGCATCGGCTGATGGAGAGGACAATGCACCAGCATCGGCTGATGGAGAGGCcaatgcagcagcaccagcagcagatggagagaccactgcagcagcagtagatGGAGGAGCATCAGGAGGAGCTGGTATTGCTGCAGAAACTGAAGGAGAATCATCATCTTCAGGTGAAGATTGGGTAGAATCGCCAGGATCATATTCTGATGAATCAGAAGAAGATGATGTAGACACCTCCCATCGACGAAGAGAATTACcagatgaaaaaaaaaatcagaaacATGAAGAACAGCAGGCGGCAGAGGATAAATCTCGGATTCTAAGGAAGTTCGCTCGCTTTCTGGCCATGATAAAAAGGGCTAATATGCTCAACAAGGAAGGCAAGGTCACGATCGTTACCACGAACCATGAGGTGGAGTACAATAGCAACAAAGTCGAGGGTCATAGAACTAACTTTAGAAGTCCAAAAGACAAGCGTTTAATCAACAGAGCCCGACGGATACGTCGGAGGAGGTGGAACTGGTACAGAACAGGAAGAGCGAACAAAGTCATGAAACGTGGTAGAAAACAAAAGGGGCCgcggcgtcgtcgtcgtcgtggtcgtggtcgtcaACGTTCCAGATCCAAGGCCGATGCCCGTTGGATTGTTGTGGGCTGA